A single genomic interval of Lathyrus oleraceus cultivar Zhongwan6 chromosome 7, CAAS_Psat_ZW6_1.0, whole genome shotgun sequence harbors:
- the LOC127108198 gene encoding probable serine/threonine-protein kinase PBL9 isoform X1 — protein MGINIVSAMGVCLGSQIKAEGQTNSVSGLSSKSVNVVETEDIALSSPCCKASVDLSSSTSEIEISVGLVPRTDPCVGEILQSSNLKSFALTELQAATRNFRVDSVLGDGGFGSVFKGWIDEHSPSAAKPGKGIVVAVKKLYQDGFKGREEMLADVNYLGQLSHPHLVKLIGYCLEDENNLLVYEFMPRGSLENHLFLRGSYFQPLSWCLRLKVALGVAKGLAFLHSAEKKVIYRNFKTSNVLLDSNYNAKLSNFGLAKVGSAVDKGRVSTRLTYGYAAPEYVATGIHSAKSGVYSFGVVLLEILSGRRVIDRNRPQRQQNLVEWAKPYLSNKRKILRVLDNRLEGQYELDGAYKVATLSLRCLATEAKLRPNMDEVVTNLEQLQVQNINGCNQNRLRRRSADDVTCVRTTTAYPQRSTSMLST, from the exons ATGGGAATTAATATTGTTTCTGCTATGGGAGTTTGTTTAGGTAGCCAAATCAAAGCTGAAGGCCAAACTAACTCTG TTTCAGGGTTAAGTTCAAAGAGTGTGAATGTTGTTGAAACAGAAGATATCGCTCTCAGTAGCCCATGTTGCAAGGCTTCTGTTGATCTCAGTAGCTCAACCAGTGAGATTGAGATATCGGTGGGATTGGTGCCTCGGACTGACCCGTGTGTGGGGGAGATCTTGCAATCATCCAATTTGAAGAGCTTTGCTTTGACAGAACTTCAGGCTGCTACTAGAAATTTTCGTGTCGACAGTGTGTTAGGAGATGGAGGTTTTGGATCGGTTTTTAAGGGTTGGATTGATGAACACTCGCCTTCTGCTGCTAAGCCGGGCAAGGGCATTGTTGTTGCTGTCAAAAAACTTTATCAGGATGGCTTCAAAGGTCGCGAGGAGATGTTG GCTGATGTCAATTATCTAGGCCAGCTTTCACATCCTCATCTAGTGAAACTGATTGGATACTGCCTTGAAGATGAAAACAACCTTCTGGTCTACGAATTTATGCCTCGTGGCAGCTTGGAGAATCACTTGTTTCTCA GAGGCTCTTATTTTCAACCTCTTTCTTGGTGCCTACGTTTGAAGGTTGCTCTTGGTGTTGCGAAAGGCCTTGCATTTCTTCACAGTGCTGAGAAAAAAGTGATATACCGAAATTTCAAGACTTCAAATGTCTTGCTAGATTCA AATTATAATGCAAAACTTTCTAATTTTGGGCTGGCAAAGGTCGGGTCTGCGGTTGATAAAGGTCGTGTCTCCACCCGACTAACATATGGATATGCAGCTCCAGAATACGTAGCCACCG GTATTCACAGTGCTAAGAGTGGTGTCTATAGTTTCGGGGTTGTCCTATTGGAAATATTATCAGGGAGGAGAGTTATTGACAGGAATAGACCACAAAGACAACAGAATTTGGTGGAATGGGCTAAGCCTTATCTGTCCAACAAGCGTAAGATTTTGCGCGTGTTGGATAACCGTCTTGAAGGCCAATATGAACTAGACGGTGCCTATAAGGTTGCTACACTCTCCCTAAGGTGCCTTGCAACAGAAGCAAAGTTGCGACCAAACATGGATGAGGTTGTTACAAATTTGGAGCAGTTGCAGGTTCAAAATATAAATGGATGCAATCAGAATCGTTTGCGTAGAAGAAGCGCTGATGATGTTACCTGTGTTAGAACAACCACGGCTTATCCTCAACGTTCTACGTCTATGCTCAGTACATGA
- the LOC127108198 gene encoding probable serine/threonine-protein kinase PBL9 isoform X2 — MGINIVSAMGVCLGSQIKAEGQTNSGLSSKSVNVVETEDIALSSPCCKASVDLSSSTSEIEISVGLVPRTDPCVGEILQSSNLKSFALTELQAATRNFRVDSVLGDGGFGSVFKGWIDEHSPSAAKPGKGIVVAVKKLYQDGFKGREEMLADVNYLGQLSHPHLVKLIGYCLEDENNLLVYEFMPRGSLENHLFLRGSYFQPLSWCLRLKVALGVAKGLAFLHSAEKKVIYRNFKTSNVLLDSNYNAKLSNFGLAKVGSAVDKGRVSTRLTYGYAAPEYVATGIHSAKSGVYSFGVVLLEILSGRRVIDRNRPQRQQNLVEWAKPYLSNKRKILRVLDNRLEGQYELDGAYKVATLSLRCLATEAKLRPNMDEVVTNLEQLQVQNINGCNQNRLRRRSADDVTCVRTTTAYPQRSTSMLST; from the exons ATGGGAATTAATATTGTTTCTGCTATGGGAGTTTGTTTAGGTAGCCAAATCAAAGCTGAAGGCCAAACTAACTCTG GGTTAAGTTCAAAGAGTGTGAATGTTGTTGAAACAGAAGATATCGCTCTCAGTAGCCCATGTTGCAAGGCTTCTGTTGATCTCAGTAGCTCAACCAGTGAGATTGAGATATCGGTGGGATTGGTGCCTCGGACTGACCCGTGTGTGGGGGAGATCTTGCAATCATCCAATTTGAAGAGCTTTGCTTTGACAGAACTTCAGGCTGCTACTAGAAATTTTCGTGTCGACAGTGTGTTAGGAGATGGAGGTTTTGGATCGGTTTTTAAGGGTTGGATTGATGAACACTCGCCTTCTGCTGCTAAGCCGGGCAAGGGCATTGTTGTTGCTGTCAAAAAACTTTATCAGGATGGCTTCAAAGGTCGCGAGGAGATGTTG GCTGATGTCAATTATCTAGGCCAGCTTTCACATCCTCATCTAGTGAAACTGATTGGATACTGCCTTGAAGATGAAAACAACCTTCTGGTCTACGAATTTATGCCTCGTGGCAGCTTGGAGAATCACTTGTTTCTCA GAGGCTCTTATTTTCAACCTCTTTCTTGGTGCCTACGTTTGAAGGTTGCTCTTGGTGTTGCGAAAGGCCTTGCATTTCTTCACAGTGCTGAGAAAAAAGTGATATACCGAAATTTCAAGACTTCAAATGTCTTGCTAGATTCA AATTATAATGCAAAACTTTCTAATTTTGGGCTGGCAAAGGTCGGGTCTGCGGTTGATAAAGGTCGTGTCTCCACCCGACTAACATATGGATATGCAGCTCCAGAATACGTAGCCACCG GTATTCACAGTGCTAAGAGTGGTGTCTATAGTTTCGGGGTTGTCCTATTGGAAATATTATCAGGGAGGAGAGTTATTGACAGGAATAGACCACAAAGACAACAGAATTTGGTGGAATGGGCTAAGCCTTATCTGTCCAACAAGCGTAAGATTTTGCGCGTGTTGGATAACCGTCTTGAAGGCCAATATGAACTAGACGGTGCCTATAAGGTTGCTACACTCTCCCTAAGGTGCCTTGCAACAGAAGCAAAGTTGCGACCAAACATGGATGAGGTTGTTACAAATTTGGAGCAGTTGCAGGTTCAAAATATAAATGGATGCAATCAGAATCGTTTGCGTAGAAGAAGCGCTGATGATGTTACCTGTGTTAGAACAACCACGGCTTATCCTCAACGTTCTACGTCTATGCTCAGTACATGA